The following proteins are co-located in the Mesorhizobium sp. M1E.F.Ca.ET.045.02.1.1 genome:
- a CDS encoding CpaF family protein, translated as MFGKRGKDDGNRAAPEFRPPAPPPAAPVSAGTMAVDRPAAPAPSTPAASPARRPVEAPPMAPEPPRRVQRERSETYYDTKSQVFSALIDTIDLSQLAKLDPESAREEIRDIVNDIIAIKNFAMSISEQEELLEDICNDVLGYGPLEPLLARDDIADIMVNGSKNVYIEVNGKVEQTGIRFRDNQQLLNICQRIVSQVGRRVDESSPICDARLPDGSRVNVIAPPLSLDGTALTIRKFKKDKLTLDQLVKFGAISPQGAEILKIIGRVRCNVVISGGTGSGKTTLLNCLTNYIDREERVITCEDSAELQLQQPHVVRLETRPPNLEGEGEVTMRDLVKNCLRMRPERIIVGEVRGPEVFDLLQAMNTGHDGSMGTIHSNSPRECLNRIESMIAMGGYSLPQRTVREIVVGSVDVIIQAARLRDGSRRITHITEVIGMEGDVIITQDIVLYNIKGEDANGRLIGEHVSTGIGRPHFWDRARYYGEEQRLANALEAMEKRAD; from the coding sequence ATGTTTGGTAAAAGAGGCAAAGACGACGGCAACCGGGCAGCTCCCGAATTCCGTCCGCCGGCACCTCCTCCCGCCGCGCCCGTTTCGGCCGGGACGATGGCTGTCGATCGGCCGGCCGCGCCGGCGCCCAGCACGCCTGCTGCCTCGCCCGCCCGCCGTCCGGTCGAGGCGCCGCCGATGGCGCCCGAGCCGCCAAGGAGGGTCCAGCGCGAGCGCAGCGAGACCTATTACGACACCAAGAGTCAGGTGTTTTCCGCGCTGATCGACACGATCGACCTGTCGCAACTCGCCAAGCTCGATCCCGAAAGCGCGCGCGAGGAAATCCGCGACATCGTCAACGACATCATCGCGATCAAGAACTTCGCGATGTCGATCTCCGAGCAGGAAGAGCTGCTCGAGGACATCTGCAACGACGTGCTCGGCTATGGGCCGCTGGAGCCGTTGCTCGCGCGCGACGACATCGCCGATATCATGGTCAACGGCTCCAAGAACGTCTACATCGAGGTCAATGGCAAGGTCGAACAGACCGGCATCCGCTTTCGCGACAATCAGCAGCTGCTCAACATCTGCCAGCGCATCGTCAGCCAGGTCGGCCGCCGCGTCGATGAATCGAGCCCGATTTGCGACGCGCGTCTTCCCGACGGTTCGCGCGTCAATGTGATCGCGCCGCCGCTCTCCCTCGATGGCACCGCGCTCACCATCCGCAAGTTCAAGAAGGACAAGCTGACGCTCGACCAGCTGGTCAAGTTCGGCGCCATCTCGCCGCAGGGCGCGGAGATCCTCAAGATCATCGGCCGCGTCCGCTGCAATGTCGTCATCTCCGGCGGTACCGGCTCGGGCAAGACGACGCTGCTCAACTGCCTGACCAACTACATCGATCGCGAGGAACGCGTCATCACCTGCGAGGACTCGGCCGAGTTGCAACTGCAGCAGCCGCACGTAGTCCGTCTCGAAACCAGGCCGCCCAATCTCGAGGGCGAAGGCGAGGTGACGATGCGCGACCTCGTCAAGAACTGCCTGCGCATGCGGCCCGAACGGATCATCGTCGGCGAGGTGCGCGGACCGGAAGTGTTCGACCTTCTGCAGGCCATGAACACCGGCCATGACGGTTCGATGGGAACGATCCACTCCAACAGTCCGCGCGAGTGCCTGAACCGTATCGAATCGATGATAGCCATGGGCGGCTACTCGCTGCCGCAGAGGACCGTGCGCGAGATCGTCGTCGGCTCGGTCGACGTGATCATCCAAGCGGCTCGCCTGCGCGATGGCTCGCGCCGCATCACCCACATCACCGAGGTGATCGGCATGGAAGGCGACGTCATCATCACCCAGGATATCGTCCTCTACAACATCAAGGGCGAAGACGCGAACGGCCGTCTGATCGGCGAGCATGTCTCCACCGGCATCGGCCGGCCGCATTTCTGGGATCGCGCCCGCTACTATGGCGAGGAGCAGCGCCTCGCCAACGCGCTCGAGGCGATGGAGAAACGCGCTGACTGA
- a CDS encoding type II secretion system F family protein — protein MTDQVVKTLTDPSFLIALLVGIAVFATVFTLMPALGGNQLKARMKTVALERDELRSKQRARLANEADRRRKGLREEQSIGMRNIVDRLDLRRALADEGTLQKLKVAGFRGQNPLTRFLFFRLVLPFVGFALAAIYVFVLGGLPQQPAFIKLFVCILVAYAGFYAPILYVNNRATKRKQSIQLAWPDALDLMLICVESGMSVEAALRKVADEIGAQSVALAEEFVLTNAELSYLQERKVAYENLASRTGLESVKSVSQALVQAERYGTPVAHALRVLASESRDMRMNAAEKKAAALPPKLTVPMILFFLPVLFAIILGPAGIQVSQRGIFGDQHSSSSQ, from the coding sequence ATGACAGACCAGGTCGTCAAGACGCTTACCGATCCTTCCTTCCTGATCGCGCTCCTGGTTGGCATCGCGGTTTTTGCGACCGTCTTCACGCTCATGCCGGCGCTTGGCGGCAATCAGCTCAAGGCGCGCATGAAAACCGTGGCGCTCGAGCGTGACGAGCTGCGCTCCAAGCAGCGTGCGCGCCTCGCCAACGAAGCCGACCGCCGCCGCAAGGGCCTGCGCGAGGAGCAGTCGATCGGCATGCGCAACATTGTCGACCGGCTGGATCTGAGGCGTGCGCTGGCCGATGAAGGCACGCTGCAAAAGCTCAAGGTCGCGGGTTTCCGCGGCCAGAATCCGCTGACGCGCTTTCTGTTCTTCCGCCTGGTTCTGCCCTTCGTCGGTTTCGCCCTGGCGGCCATCTATGTCTTCGTGCTCGGCGGATTGCCGCAGCAGCCGGCCTTCATCAAGCTGTTTGTCTGCATTCTCGTCGCCTATGCCGGCTTCTACGCGCCGATACTCTACGTCAACAACCGCGCGACAAAGCGCAAGCAGTCGATCCAGCTGGCGTGGCCGGACGCGCTCGACCTGATGCTGATCTGCGTCGAATCCGGCATGTCGGTGGAAGCGGCGCTGCGCAAGGTTGCCGACGAGATCGGCGCGCAGTCGGTGGCGCTCGCCGAGGAGTTCGTGCTTACCAATGCCGAGCTCTCCTACCTGCAGGAGCGCAAGGTTGCCTATGAAAATCTGGCGAGCCGCACCGGCCTGGAATCGGTGAAGTCCGTATCCCAGGCCCTGGTTCAGGCCGAGCGCTACGGCACGCCGGTGGCGCATGCGCTGCGCGTGCTGGCCTCGGAAAGCCGCGACATGCGCATGAACGCGGCCGAGAAGAAGGCCGCAGCACTTCCGCCGAAGCTTACCGTGCCGATGATCCTGTTCTTCCTGCCGGTTCTGTTCGCCATCATTCTGGGACCTGCCGGCATCCAGGTCAGCCAGCGCGGCATCTTCGGCGACCAGCACAGTTCCAGCAGTCAGTAG
- a CDS encoding prepilin peptidase has translation MLVAVIFVVFPFCMLFAAVSDTLSMTIANRVPVLLVATFAVVAPLTGMDWATYGWHLAAGSLVLAVTFGLFALGGMGGGDAKLLAATAVWMGLNINLVGYLVTSTLIGGLLTIAILAYRKSPLAIYTGHNRFLRHFADERVGIPYGVALGLGGLITFPDSPLMVWALNRLTT, from the coding sequence ATGCTTGTAGCCGTGATCTTCGTCGTCTTTCCCTTCTGCATGCTGTTTGCTGCCGTCTCCGACACCTTGTCGATGACGATTGCCAACCGCGTGCCGGTGCTGCTCGTGGCGACGTTCGCCGTGGTGGCTCCGTTGACCGGGATGGACTGGGCAACCTACGGTTGGCACTTGGCGGCCGGTTCCCTGGTGCTGGCGGTGACCTTCGGCCTGTTCGCGCTCGGGGGCATGGGCGGCGGCGATGCCAAGCTCCTGGCGGCGACCGCCGTATGGATGGGGCTCAACATCAATCTCGTCGGCTATCTGGTGACCTCGACATTGATCGGCGGCCTGCTGACGATCGCCATTCTGGCGTACCGGAAATCACCGCTTGCGATCTACACCGGCCACAACCGTTTTCTGCGCCATTTCGCCGACGAGCGGGTGGGCATTCCCTATGGCGTCGCGCTTGGGCTCGGTGGGCTCATCACCTTTCCCGATTCTCCGCTGATGGTCTGGGCGCTGAACAGGCTCACCACCTAA
- the cpaB gene encoding Flp pilus assembly protein CpaB: MPASRLIILGVAVAAAGGAGYVAKNMVAAPPPQVVLDAPKEPAIALQDVLVLSGDVAMGSQLDNNIGWEQWPASGVNANFITRAAEPDALEKLKGSVARVAMYTGEPLRRSKLVGEGQSFMSSILPSGMRAVATAISADTSAGGFILPNDFVDVIMTRRSDTGNGGSGFSTETILKNIRVLAIDQTIQEDEEGKKTRVGQTATLELTPQQAEIITVAQQMADRLTLALRPIVDTNEKNLGEADYLVNGNGRRGTVRLIKSGEVSEVGARK; encoded by the coding sequence ATGCCAGCATCCCGACTGATTATTCTGGGCGTGGCGGTGGCCGCGGCGGGCGGCGCGGGTTATGTCGCAAAGAACATGGTAGCGGCGCCGCCGCCCCAGGTCGTCCTCGACGCTCCCAAGGAACCGGCGATCGCGCTGCAGGACGTGCTGGTGTTGTCCGGCGACGTTGCGATGGGCAGCCAGCTCGACAACAACATCGGCTGGGAGCAGTGGCCGGCCAGCGGCGTCAACGCCAATTTCATCACCCGTGCCGCTGAGCCGGACGCGCTCGAAAAGCTCAAGGGTTCGGTCGCCCGCGTGGCCATGTATACCGGCGAGCCGCTGCGGCGCTCCAAACTGGTCGGCGAAGGGCAGAGCTTCATGTCGTCGATCCTGCCGTCCGGCATGCGCGCCGTGGCGACCGCGATATCGGCAGACACGTCGGCCGGCGGCTTCATCCTGCCGAATGATTTCGTCGACGTCATCATGACCCGGCGCTCGGATACCGGCAATGGCGGCAGCGGCTTCAGCACCGAGACCATCCTCAAGAACATCCGCGTCCTGGCCATCGACCAGACCATCCAGGAGGACGAGGAGGGCAAGAAGACCAGGGTCGGCCAGACCGCGACGCTGGAGCTGACACCGCAGCAGGCCGAGATCATCACGGTGGCGCAGCAGATGGCGGACCGCCTGACATTGGCACTGCGTCCGATCGTGGACACGAATGAGAAGAACCTGGGCGAGGCCGACTATCTGGTGAACGGCAACGGCCGGCGCGGCACGGTGCGGTTGATCAAGTCGGGCGAAGTTTCCGAAGTGGGAGCAAGGAAATGA
- a CDS encoding TadE/TadG family type IV pilus assembly protein, with amino-acid sequence MYRAGAHRGISAIAAGAARFCRDRSGVAAIEFAFIVPVLLIMYFITMEASQAIETSKKVSRIGSMVADLVTQQTAVQKADLDAIMKIGTSTLQPYNRSTPTIIITGVQITDEASPKVQVAWSRKLVGSTYSADAAKDSITTVPTTLKIRNTFLVRVESDLGYKPIITWSANDSKALGLTSAFNNISMGETYYLRPRRGPTVPCSDC; translated from the coding sequence ATGTACCGTGCGGGGGCACACCGGGGAATTTCAGCCATCGCTGCAGGGGCTGCGCGGTTTTGCCGTGATCGCAGTGGCGTCGCGGCAATCGAGTTCGCGTTTATCGTGCCGGTGCTGCTCATCATGTATTTCATCACGATGGAGGCCTCGCAGGCGATCGAGACCAGCAAGAAGGTCAGTCGCATCGGCAGCATGGTGGCTGATCTCGTCACGCAGCAGACGGCGGTCCAGAAAGCCGATCTCGATGCGATAATGAAGATCGGCACGTCGACGCTGCAGCCCTACAACCGCTCCACGCCGACGATCATCATTACCGGGGTCCAGATCACCGACGAGGCGTCGCCAAAGGTACAGGTCGCGTGGTCACGCAAGCTGGTGGGCAGCACCTACAGCGCCGACGCGGCGAAGGACAGCATCACCACGGTTCCGACGACGCTGAAGATCCGCAACACCTTCCTTGTCCGTGTGGAAAGCGACCTCGGCTATAAGCCGATCATCACCTGGTCCGCCAACGATTCGAAAGCGCTTGGGTTGACCTCGGCCTTCAACAACATATCGATGGGCGAAACCTACTATCTGAGGCCTCGGCGCGGTCCCACGGTCCCCTGCAGCGACTGCTGA
- a CDS encoding type II secretion system F family protein yields MFGIDTTVLAFVVLAGFSAGAMAYAFLLTRIDNEKQAGKRLETIKTAETDRSVVKASRDRAAEAVKRRKSLQDSLKQLDEKQKTNDRNVKKPPLRAQIRQAGMTVSIERFYVYSVICGVVLTFLAYLGGAPLFALPGALLAGAFGLPRWFVSFRRARRVKAFLEEFPNALDIIVRAVKSGLPLNDAIRLIANESPEPVRAEFRRIVDSQQMGLSIPDATLRMSETMPCTEAGFFGIVIQIQSQAGGNLSEALGNLSRVLRDRKKMKAKVQALSMEAKASAVIIGALPFVVAFLVYLSSPNYIMPLFTTSVGNLILGCSGVWMSIGILVMRKMMNFEV; encoded by the coding sequence ATGTTCGGAATTGACACCACGGTTCTGGCTTTCGTCGTGCTCGCCGGCTTCAGCGCCGGCGCGATGGCCTATGCTTTCCTGTTGACGCGCATCGATAACGAAAAGCAGGCCGGCAAGCGGCTTGAGACGATCAAGACGGCCGAGACCGACCGGTCGGTGGTGAAGGCCTCGCGCGACCGGGCGGCGGAGGCGGTCAAGCGGCGCAAGAGCCTTCAGGATTCGCTCAAGCAGCTCGATGAAAAGCAGAAAACCAACGACCGCAACGTCAAGAAGCCGCCATTGAGGGCCCAGATCCGCCAGGCCGGCATGACGGTTTCCATCGAGCGCTTCTACGTCTACTCGGTGATCTGCGGCGTCGTCCTGACATTCCTTGCCTATCTTGGCGGCGCGCCGCTGTTTGCGCTGCCGGGCGCTCTGCTGGCTGGCGCCTTCGGCCTGCCGCGATGGTTCGTCTCGTTTCGCCGCGCGCGCCGGGTGAAGGCTTTCCTGGAGGAGTTCCCGAATGCCCTCGACATTATCGTGCGCGCGGTCAAGTCGGGCCTGCCGCTGAACGACGCGATCCGCCTGATCGCCAATGAATCTCCCGAGCCCGTCCGGGCCGAGTTCCGCCGCATTGTCGATTCCCAGCAGATGGGTCTGTCCATCCCCGATGCCACCTTGCGCATGTCCGAGACCATGCCGTGCACCGAGGCGGGCTTCTTCGGCATCGTCATCCAGATCCAGTCGCAGGCCGGCGGCAACCTCTCCGAGGCGCTGGGCAACCTTTCGCGCGTGCTGCGCGACCGCAAGAAGATGAAGGCCAAGGTTCAGGCGCTGTCGATGGAAGCGAAGGCATCCGCCGTCATCATCGGCGCCTTGCCGTTCGTCGTCGCCTTTCTCGTCTATCTTTCGAGTCCGAACTACATCATGCCGCTGTTCACGACCAGCGTCGGCAACCTGATCCTCGGCTGTTCCGGCGTCTGGATGTCGATCGGCATCCTGGTGATGCGCAAGATGATGAATTTCGAAGTGTAG
- a CDS encoding pilus assembly protein N-terminal domain-containing protein, which produces MTLSRSFSVAALVAIAAFVMPANAGAGIEVTMNQAKIVKLARAADTIVIGNPAIADASVQDASTVVLTGKGFGVTNLVVLDSDGSPIIDEQVTVVRQAASSVRIYRRSEVQTMSCTPYCESSYKTDAERASETEMNAGR; this is translated from the coding sequence ATGACCTTGTCGAGATCATTTTCAGTTGCCGCGCTGGTGGCAATTGCCGCGTTCGTCATGCCAGCCAATGCCGGCGCCGGCATCGAGGTCACCATGAATCAGGCAAAGATCGTCAAGTTGGCGCGCGCGGCCGATACGATCGTCATCGGCAATCCGGCAATCGCCGACGCCTCGGTGCAGGATGCCTCGACGGTCGTTCTCACCGGCAAGGGTTTCGGCGTCACCAATCTGGTCGTGCTCGACTCGGACGGCAGCCCCATCATCGATGAGCAGGTGACGGTCGTCCGGCAGGCCGCGTCTTCGGTGCGCATCTACAGGCGCTCCGAAGTCCAGACCATGTCCTGCACGCCCTATTGCGAGAGCTCGTACAAGACGGACGCCGAGAGAGCTTCCGAAACTGAAATGAACGCCGGCCGCTGA
- a CDS encoding CpaE family protein, which produces MSNLAYDTPSDTGDLSQQDIAAMQALRPVPRISIQAFCETEGVANPIERAGEDRRMAKAHLKVHMGGIATAIEFYQSAPTPNLILLESRSEPKQLLEQLAQLAEHCDPSSKVVVVGHYNDVGLYRELIRSGISEYVIAPVSMTDIVSVVSSIFVDPESDPIGRSIAFVGAKGGVGSSTIAHNVAWAMSSLFKSEVVVADLDLAFGTANINFDQDPAQGIAEAVFSPERVDEVYLDRLLAQCAEHLSLLAAPSTLERVYDFDADAFAQIIETAQRSAPLLVLDVPHIWSGWSKSTLIKADEIVITATPELANLRNTKNMVDVLKRLRPNDPPPKLIINQAGVPKRPEIAASDFSEPLGITPMAVINFEPLLFGNAANNGRMLGEMDAKSPVVGTINEIAHVLTGRSEIKTKKKAGLGSILGKLSRNKK; this is translated from the coding sequence ATGAGCAATCTCGCCTACGACACGCCCTCGGATACCGGCGATCTTTCGCAGCAGGACATTGCGGCCATGCAGGCGCTGCGTCCGGTGCCGCGCATCTCGATCCAGGCCTTCTGCGAGACCGAGGGCGTCGCCAACCCCATCGAGCGCGCCGGCGAGGATCGCCGCATGGCCAAGGCCCATCTCAAGGTTCATATGGGCGGCATCGCCACCGCGATCGAATTCTACCAGTCGGCACCGACACCCAACCTGATCCTGCTGGAATCGCGCAGCGAGCCGAAACAGCTGCTCGAGCAACTCGCTCAGCTCGCGGAACATTGCGATCCGTCTTCTAAGGTCGTGGTTGTCGGCCACTACAACGATGTCGGCCTCTACCGCGAACTCATCCGCTCCGGCATTTCCGAATATGTCATCGCGCCGGTCTCGATGACCGATATCGTCAGCGTCGTATCGTCGATCTTCGTCGATCCCGAGTCCGATCCGATCGGCCGCTCCATCGCCTTCGTCGGCGCCAAGGGCGGCGTCGGCTCCTCGACGATCGCTCACAACGTCGCGTGGGCGATGTCGTCATTGTTCAAGTCGGAAGTCGTCGTAGCCGATCTCGACCTCGCTTTCGGCACCGCCAACATCAACTTCGACCAGGATCCCGCGCAGGGTATCGCCGAGGCGGTGTTTTCGCCCGAGCGGGTCGATGAGGTCTATCTCGACCGGCTGCTCGCGCAGTGCGCCGAGCATTTGTCCCTGCTCGCGGCACCCTCTACGCTCGAGCGCGTCTACGATTTCGATGCAGACGCCTTCGCGCAGATCATCGAAACGGCGCAGCGCAGCGCGCCTTTGCTCGTGCTCGATGTCCCTCATATCTGGAGCGGATGGTCGAAGAGCACGCTGATCAAGGCCGATGAGATCGTCATCACGGCCACGCCCGAACTCGCCAATCTGCGCAACACCAAGAATATGGTGGACGTGCTGAAGCGGCTGCGCCCGAACGACCCGCCGCCGAAGCTGATCATCAATCAGGCAGGCGTTCCGAAGCGGCCGGAGATCGCGGCTTCGGATTTTTCCGAACCGCTCGGCATCACGCCCATGGCGGTGATCAATTTCGAGCCTCTGCTGTTCGGCAACGCGGCCAACAACGGCCGCATGCTTGGCGAGATGGACGCCAAGAGCCCGGTCGTCGGCACGATCAACGAAATCGCCCATGTGCTGACCGGACGCAGCGAGATCAAGACGAAGAAGAAGGCCGGGCTGGGTTCCATCCTAGGCAAGCTGTCGCGCAACAAGAAGTGA
- a CDS encoding CpaD family pilus assembly protein — protein MSQSASKAITIATAGSGRERIRRSVVPALAIALAASLAGCANWHRDSVTVGAIPDDYRTNHPIVIAEKNQKIDLPVGAGDRGMTGAQRDTLLGFLGGYDKSAAPSLTIAIPRGAANEVAALVAGRDFARVAAAAGVRRDRIVMTSYQSAVPEASAPIRVAFVAVRAQTDKCGRWPDDLLQTSENRHYADFGCSYQNNLAAQMANPNDLLGPRKQTDIDAENRGAVIDLYRARGISNEFLGNSEVTY, from the coding sequence ATGTCTCAGTCAGCATCTAAGGCCATCACGATCGCGACGGCAGGATCGGGCCGCGAGCGGATCCGCCGGTCTGTCGTCCCGGCCCTGGCGATCGCGCTTGCGGCCTCGCTCGCCGGCTGCGCCAACTGGCACCGCGACAGCGTGACGGTCGGCGCCATACCGGACGACTATCGCACCAATCATCCCATCGTCATCGCCGAGAAGAACCAGAAGATCGACCTGCCTGTCGGCGCTGGCGATCGCGGCATGACCGGTGCCCAGCGCGACACGCTTCTCGGCTTCCTCGGCGGCTATGACAAGAGCGCCGCCCCATCGCTTACCATCGCGATCCCGAGAGGGGCCGCCAACGAAGTGGCGGCACTTGTGGCGGGTCGAGATTTCGCCAGGGTTGCCGCGGCCGCCGGCGTCAGGCGCGACCGGATCGTCATGACGTCCTATCAGTCGGCCGTGCCCGAGGCTTCGGCTCCGATCCGCGTCGCCTTCGTCGCGGTGAGAGCGCAGACCGACAAATGCGGGCGCTGGCCGGACGACCTGCTGCAGACCTCGGAAAACCGGCACTATGCCGATTTCGGCTGCTCCTATCAGAACAACCTTGCCGCTCAGATGGCCAACCCCAATGATCTGCTCGGGCCGCGCAAGCAGACCGATATCGACGCCGAAAATCGCGGCGCGGTGATCGACCTTTATCGCGCGAGAGGCATTTCGAACGAGTTCCTCGGCAATTCGGAAGTGACATACTGA
- a CDS encoding Flp family type IVb pilin produces MSNLIARFVKDESGATAIEYGLIAALIALAIMVGAGSLGTALNSKFTAIANAVSNAPSGG; encoded by the coding sequence ATGTCTAACCTCATCGCACGTTTTGTGAAGGATGAATCCGGCGCGACCGCCATCGAATATGGTCTGATCGCCGCTCTCATCGCGCTCGCCATCATGGTCGGCGCCGGCTCGCTTGGCACCGCCCTGAACAGCAAGTTCACGGCCATTGCAAACGCCGTTTCCAACGCCCCGTCGGGTGGTTGA
- a CDS encoding type II and III secretion system protein family protein: MRLNGKLPVMAAAAIGLFLLGANAPGLVEAKAANRAAGVTASVATQRVKLGLNKSVVIDLPNDAYDILVANPAVADAVTRTARRIYLFGKAVGETNIFVFGPNGEQIASLDLAVERDVAGLEDYLKRFLPTSQIKVELLNDNVILTGDVDTPLDAKRAVDLATIFVSGGEATTGQYSQTAAGGSANGGVDINNPDAERRVSKIVNLLQIIGDDQVTLKVTVAEVSRSVMKQLGVNMVGNGGSNGISWGALSDNFTGLGKQLSNSGVNFGTSSIQAYINAMESAGVMKTLAEPTLTAVSGEKATFKVGGEYNMVTGVSANVSNDNQTGLKTFSLEKIEYGIGLEFQPVVLSPGRISLKVRTAVSEPTTEASVSLSDGGRSPGMNALSLRKRLADTTVELPSGGSMMIAGLVRDDVRQAVNGLPGLTKIPVLGALFRSRDFVRNESELVIIITPYLARPVARNELAKPDDNFNAPSDGAGMFLGRVNRVYGTMQTDRPAGRYHGVVGFIYK; this comes from the coding sequence ATGAGGCTAAACGGTAAACTGCCCGTCATGGCGGCAGCGGCAATCGGCCTGTTCCTGCTCGGCGCCAATGCACCCGGCCTCGTCGAGGCCAAGGCCGCGAACAGGGCGGCAGGCGTGACGGCCTCGGTTGCCACGCAGCGCGTCAAGCTCGGTCTCAACAAGTCGGTGGTCATCGATCTGCCGAACGACGCCTACGACATCCTCGTCGCCAATCCGGCGGTCGCGGATGCGGTCACGCGCACGGCGCGCCGCATCTATCTGTTCGGCAAGGCGGTCGGCGAAACCAATATCTTCGTCTTCGGCCCCAACGGCGAACAGATCGCCAGCCTCGACCTGGCGGTCGAACGCGACGTCGCCGGACTGGAAGACTATCTCAAGCGCTTCCTCCCGACGTCGCAGATCAAGGTCGAGCTGCTGAACGACAACGTGATCCTCACCGGCGACGTGGACACGCCGCTCGACGCCAAGCGCGCCGTCGACCTGGCCACCATCTTCGTCTCGGGCGGTGAAGCGACAACCGGCCAGTATTCGCAGACAGCCGCCGGCGGCTCGGCCAACGGCGGCGTCGACATCAACAATCCCGACGCCGAACGCCGTGTCTCCAAGATCGTAAATCTGCTGCAGATCATCGGCGACGATCAGGTGACGCTGAAGGTGACGGTAGCCGAAGTCAGCCGCTCGGTGATGAAGCAGCTCGGCGTCAACATGGTCGGCAACGGCGGCAGCAACGGCATTTCCTGGGGCGCGCTCAGTGACAATTTCACCGGCCTCGGCAAGCAACTGTCCAATTCGGGCGTCAATTTCGGGACGTCCTCGATCCAGGCCTATATCAATGCCATGGAATCGGCCGGTGTCATGAAGACGCTGGCGGAGCCCACGCTCACCGCTGTGTCCGGTGAGAAAGCGACCTTCAAGGTCGGCGGCGAATACAACATGGTGACCGGTGTTTCCGCCAACGTCTCCAACGACAACCAGACCGGTCTGAAGACCTTTTCGCTCGAGAAGATCGAATACGGCATCGGATTGGAGTTCCAGCCGGTGGTGCTGTCACCGGGTCGCATCAGCCTGAAGGTGAGGACCGCCGTTTCCGAGCCGACAACAGAGGCATCGGTTTCGCTTTCGGATGGCGGGAGGAGCCCTGGCATGAACGCCTTGTCGCTGCGCAAGCGCCTGGCCGATACGACGGTGGAACTGCCTTCCGGCGGCTCGATGATGATCGCGGGTCTCGTCCGCGACGATGTCAGGCAGGCTGTCAACGGATTGCCCGGGCTCACCAAGATCCCCGTCCTCGGCGCGCTCTTCCGCAGCCGCGACTTCGTGCGCAACGAGAGCGAGCTCGTCATCATCATCACCCCCTATCTGGCGCGGCCGGTGGCGCGCAACGAACTGGCGAAGCCCGACGATAATTTCAATGCGCCGAGCGATGGCGCCGGCATGTTCCTTGGCCGTGTCAATCGCGTCTACGGCACCATGCAGACCGATAGGCCGGCGGGCCGTTACCACGGCGTCGTCGGCTTCATCTACAAATGA
- a CDS encoding TadE/TadG family type IV pilus assembly protein gives MSKDPASGGGKARAKPRHGFFSDKRGSTAMEFALLAIPFALLVFAILESCISFAGQEVMANITDDVARQLRTGQLRKATVTEDSIKQLICSRMEIMVAKNCPGLLVDLREYPTFADAASAGFKIVDGDIVLTQGTNSTTFSVSPGLAETRNMLRVFYKWPVMTDFLAKQMANLKDGKTLHFASVTWQNEPFDDN, from the coding sequence ATGAGCAAGGATCCGGCATCCGGGGGCGGTAAGGCGCGGGCAAAGCCCCGGCATGGCTTCTTCAGCGACAAGCGTGGCAGCACCGCGATGGAATTCGCGCTGCTGGCCATACCGTTCGCCCTGCTCGTCTTCGCCATCCTCGAAAGCTGTATCTCCTTCGCCGGCCAGGAGGTGATGGCCAACATCACCGACGATGTCGCGCGCCAGTTGCGGACCGGACAGCTCAGGAAGGCAACCGTCACGGAAGACTCGATCAAGCAGCTGATCTGCAGCAGGATGGAGATCATGGTGGCCAAGAATTGCCCCGGACTGCTGGTCGACCTTCGCGAATACCCGACCTTCGCCGACGCCGCCTCGGCCGGCTTCAAGATCGTGGACGGCGACATCGTGCTGACGCAAGGCACGAACTCGACGACTTTCTCGGTTTCTCCCGGGCTGGCGGAAACCAGGAATATGCTGAGGGTTTTCTACAAATGGCCCGTCATGACCGATTTCCTGGCCAAGCAGATGGCCAATCTGAAGGACGGAAAGACACTGCATTTCGCGTCTGTGACCTGGCAGAACGAACCATTCGACGACAACTGA